The following are encoded in a window of uncultured Pseudomonas sp. genomic DNA:
- a CDS encoding BCCT family transporter, with amino-acid sequence MGQNSPPEIPPQPAAATHDGIPAPSGEANLIDTDYVIGQDNIKGQFSFALDIHGKVFTISALTIVLFVVLTLALQNQIEPLFSAIRGWITGNLAWFFLGSANIFVLLCLGLIVSPLGKVRLGGKDATADHSYIGWFSMLFAAGMGIGLMFYGVAEPMSHFSSAMGGVSVGADGVRTDWAPLAGAAGDAEAAARLGMASTIFHWGLHPWAIYAIVALALALFSFNKGLPLSMRSIFYPILGERVWGWPGHIIDILAVFATLFGLATSLGLGAEQAAAGLDQLFGIAATDLSKVLLIIGITAVALLSVLAGLDKGVKRLSELNMGLAILLLLFVIIAGPTLAILTGFFDNLGAYLQHLPALSNPVAREDANFSQGWTAFYWAWWISWSPFVGMFIARVSRGRTVREFLIAVLLVPSLVSVLWMTAFGGTGISQLVGDGFTGVQDAALELKLFAMLGELPWTAISSFIGIVLVIVFFVTSSDSGSLVIDTITAGGKVNAPVPQRVFWVIIEGVIAIALLLGGGLVALQAMAVSTGLPFTIVLLVGCISIVKGLMSEPR; translated from the coding sequence ATGGGTCAAAACTCTCCGCCGGAAATACCCCCGCAACCTGCAGCGGCCACTCATGATGGTATTCCGGCACCTTCCGGCGAAGCTAACCTGATCGATACCGACTACGTAATCGGTCAGGACAACATCAAGGGGCAGTTCTCGTTTGCCCTGGATATCCATGGCAAGGTCTTCACCATCTCGGCACTCACCATAGTGTTGTTCGTCGTGCTTACCTTGGCCCTGCAAAATCAGATCGAGCCACTGTTCAGCGCCATCCGCGGCTGGATCACCGGCAACCTGGCCTGGTTCTTCCTTGGCTCGGCAAATATCTTTGTGCTGCTCTGTCTCGGCCTGATCGTCTCGCCACTGGGCAAGGTGCGTCTCGGCGGTAAGGACGCCACAGCCGATCACAGCTACATCGGCTGGTTCTCCATGCTGTTTGCTGCGGGTATGGGCATCGGTCTGATGTTCTACGGTGTAGCTGAGCCGATGTCGCACTTCTCGTCGGCCATGGGCGGTGTCAGCGTCGGTGCCGATGGTGTGCGCACCGACTGGGCACCCCTGGCCGGTGCTGCCGGTGATGCCGAGGCGGCTGCACGCTTAGGTATGGCCTCGACCATCTTCCACTGGGGTCTGCACCCTTGGGCGATCTACGCGATTGTTGCGCTGGCGCTGGCATTGTTCTCGTTCAACAAAGGCCTGCCGCTGTCGATGCGCTCGATCTTCTACCCGATTCTCGGTGAGCGGGTGTGGGGCTGGCCGGGGCATATAATCGATATCCTCGCGGTATTCGCCACCCTGTTTGGTTTGGCGACGTCGCTCGGCCTGGGCGCTGAACAAGCAGCGGCGGGTCTGGACCAACTGTTCGGGATTGCCGCTACAGATCTCAGCAAGGTCTTGCTGATTATCGGCATCACCGCAGTCGCGCTGTTGTCGGTGCTGGCTGGTTTGGACAAGGGCGTTAAGCGCCTGTCCGAGCTGAACATGGGCCTGGCTATATTGCTGTTGCTGTTCGTCATCATCGCCGGCCCAACGCTGGCCATTCTCACCGGCTTCTTTGACAACCTCGGCGCTTACCTGCAACACCTGCCGGCGCTGTCCAACCCGGTCGCCCGTGAAGATGCCAACTTCAGCCAAGGCTGGACGGCCTTCTACTGGGCCTGGTGGATCAGCTGGTCGCCGTTCGTCGGCATGTTTATCGCGCGGGTCAGCCGTGGCCGCACCGTACGTGAGTTCCTGATTGCCGTACTGCTGGTGCCGTCCTTGGTGTCGGTATTGTGGATGACCGCCTTCGGTGGCACCGGTATCAGTCAGCTGGTCGGCGACGGCTTCACCGGTGTGCAAGATGCTGCGCTGGAGCTGAAACTGTTCGCCATGCTGGGTGAGCTGCCATGGACAGCGATTAGCTCGTTTATCGGCATTGTGCTGGTGATCGTGTTCTTCGTTACCTCGTCGGACTCCGGTTCGCTGGTGATCGACACCATCACCGCCGGCGGCAAGGTCAACGCGCCCGTGCCGCAGCGGGTGTTCTGGGTGATTATCGAAGGCGTAATCGCCATCGCCCTGCTGCTGGGCGGCGGCTTGGTGGCCCTGCAGGCCATGGCGGTGTCGACCGGTTTGCCGTTCACCATTGTGTTGTTGGTGGGCTGTATCTCGATCGTCAAAGGCTTGATGAGCGAACCGCGCTAA
- a CDS encoding 3'-5' exonuclease, whose product MSAPTAAAQNPQLDWAARFASLAASAQDPRLKAFYQAGCVAADTPLEQVPLLALDVETTGLDASQHAIVSLGLLPFNLKRIRCGEACYWVVKPASELSNESVTFHHITHSDIQNAPRLEQILDELLTAMAGKVMVVHYRSIERSFLDQALRQQIGEGLQFPVIDTMQLEARLYPKRQPGWFDRLLGRQPISIRLADSRLRYNLPAYQAHHALTDALATAELLQAQVATHYSAETPLGELWS is encoded by the coding sequence ATGAGCGCGCCGACTGCCGCCGCGCAAAACCCGCAGCTGGACTGGGCGGCGCGATTTGCCAGCCTCGCCGCCAGCGCTCAGGACCCTCGCCTGAAAGCCTTCTATCAAGCCGGCTGCGTAGCCGCTGACACGCCACTGGAACAGGTGCCGCTGCTGGCCCTGGATGTGGAAACCACCGGCCTCGACGCCAGCCAGCACGCCATCGTCAGCCTCGGCCTGCTGCCCTTCAACCTCAAGCGCATCCGCTGCGGCGAGGCCTGTTACTGGGTGGTCAAGCCAGCCAGTGAGCTGAGCAACGAGTCGGTGACCTTCCACCACATCACCCACTCGGACATCCAAAACGCCCCACGCCTGGAGCAGATACTCGATGAACTGCTAACGGCCATGGCCGGCAAGGTGATGGTGGTGCACTACCGCAGCATCGAACGCAGCTTCCTCGACCAGGCGCTGCGCCAGCAGATCGGTGAGGGTCTGCAGTTCCCGGTGATCGACACCATGCAACTGGAAGCGCGCCTATACCCCAAGCGCCAGCCCGGCTGGTTCGACCGCCTGCTAGGCCGCCAACCGATATCCATCCGCCTGGCCGACAGCCGCCTGCGCTACAACCTGCCCGCCTACCAAGCGCACCACGCCCTGACCGATGCCCTGGCCACCGCTGAGTTATTGCAGGCGCAGGTGGCCACCCATTACTCGGCGGAAACACCGCTGGGTGAGTTGTGGAGTTGA